From Granulicella sp. WH15, the proteins below share one genomic window:
- a CDS encoding hydantoinase/oxoprolinase family protein has product MRVAIDSGGTFTDCVFLRDGRLEVLKLFSTPADPGQAVLNAARQAAGPEQIELRHGTTVGTNAMLERKGARVALVTTAGFEDVIAIGRQARASLYDWFDTPPPCVVEQPLRFGIDERVTAEGAILRTPTEAQLAALREAIAASGAESIALSLLFSFANPANERLIAEALAPLGLPISVSHRILPEFREYERTATVVVNAYLAPKVGSYLNALEAALPEGGVSVMQSSGGIVPASLAAREPVRTVLSGPAGGVIGAWHIARQAGIPRIIGFDMGGTSTDVALISDAGPTTTSESIVSGLPVAVPMLNIHTVGAGGGSLARFDAGGILRVGPESAGSVPGPICYGRGSLPTVTDANLVLGRLDPDLFLGGAVRLDEPRTRELMGAARGSLGSVERFASGILTLSETAMEKAIRVISIESGYDPREFPLVSFGGAGPLHACSLARALRIPRVLVPCMPGALSALGILIADVVRDYSRTVMLPPSSDLLATHYAELETQGEQELLAEGLQGTSVRSADVRYVGQGYELNVPAGETMLEEFHRAHERRYGYANRELPVEVVNLRVRLTAKSDAIELPRRAARPGNGVQAKIKTRPIWFEGEWRESIVYDRDRLHPGDVFSGPALITEYSSTTVLPPRCVATVDELGNLLIEVNQ; this is encoded by the coding sequence ATGCGCGTAGCCATTGACAGCGGCGGCACCTTCACCGACTGCGTCTTCCTCCGCGACGGCCGCCTCGAAGTCCTCAAGCTCTTCTCCACCCCCGCCGATCCCGGCCAGGCCGTCCTCAATGCCGCGAGACAGGCCGCAGGCCCGGAGCAGATCGAACTTCGCCACGGGACTACCGTTGGGACCAACGCAATGCTCGAGCGCAAGGGTGCCCGCGTGGCTCTGGTCACCACCGCCGGATTCGAGGACGTCATCGCCATCGGCCGTCAGGCTCGCGCCAGCCTCTACGACTGGTTTGACACCCCGCCTCCCTGCGTCGTCGAGCAGCCGCTCCGTTTCGGCATCGACGAGCGCGTCACCGCGGAGGGAGCCATCCTGCGGACCCCTACCGAGGCCCAGCTTGCGGCCCTTCGCGAAGCCATCGCGGCCAGTGGAGCCGAGTCCATCGCCCTCTCGCTGCTCTTCTCCTTCGCCAACCCGGCCAACGAGCGCCTGATCGCCGAGGCGCTGGCCCCGCTCGGACTGCCCATCTCGGTCTCGCACCGCATTCTGCCCGAGTTCCGTGAGTACGAGCGCACCGCGACGGTCGTGGTCAACGCCTACTTGGCCCCGAAGGTCGGCAGCTACCTCAACGCCCTCGAAGCCGCGCTGCCCGAGGGCGGCGTCAGCGTCATGCAGTCTTCGGGCGGCATCGTCCCGGCCTCGCTGGCCGCGCGCGAGCCGGTCCGAACGGTCCTCTCGGGACCGGCGGGCGGCGTCATCGGAGCGTGGCACATCGCCCGGCAGGCGGGCATCCCCCGCATCATCGGCTTCGACATGGGCGGCACCTCCACCGACGTGGCCCTCATCTCCGACGCCGGGCCGACCACCACCAGCGAGTCCATCGTCTCCGGCCTGCCGGTTGCCGTGCCCATGCTGAACATCCACACGGTCGGCGCGGGCGGCGGCTCGCTGGCGCGCTTCGACGCGGGCGGCATCCTTCGCGTCGGCCCGGAGTCGGCAGGCTCGGTCCCCGGCCCCATCTGCTACGGGCGCGGCTCGCTCCCCACGGTTACGGATGCAAACCTAGTTCTAGGCCGTCTCGATCCCGACCTCTTCCTCGGCGGAGCGGTGAGGCTGGACGAGCCGCGCACCCGCGAACTGATGGGGGCCGCACGCGGCAGCCTCGGCTCGGTGGAACGGTTCGCCTCGGGCATCCTCACCCTCTCCGAGACTGCCATGGAGAAGGCTATCCGCGTCATCTCCATCGAGAGCGGCTACGACCCGCGCGAGTTCCCGCTGGTCAGCTTCGGCGGCGCCGGCCCGCTGCATGCCTGCTCGCTGGCCCGCGCGCTGCGCATCCCCCGCGTGCTGGTGCCGTGTATGCCGGGGGCCCTGTCGGCGCTGGGCATCCTGATCGCCGACGTGGTGCGGGACTACTCGCGCACAGTGATGCTGCCGCCCTCGTCTGACCTGCTGGCCACGCACTACGCGGAGCTGGAGACACAGGGCGAGCAGGAGCTTCTGGCCGAAGGGCTTCAGGGTACCAGCGTCCGCTCCGCCGACGTGCGCTACGTGGGACAGGGCTACGAGCTGAACGTCCCCGCGGGCGAGACGATGCTGGAGGAGTTCCACCGCGCGCACGAGCGCCGCTACGGCTATGCCAATCGTGAGCTGCCCGTAGAGGTGGTCAACCTGCGCGTGCGGCTCACGGCGAAGTCGGATGCCATCGAGCTTCCGCGCCGTGCCGCACGTCCAGGTAACGGTGTTCAAGCGAAGATCAAGACGCGGCCCATCTGGTTCGAGGGCGAGTGGCGGGAGAGCATCGTCTACGACCGCGACCGGTTGCATCCGGGCGACGTATTCTCCGGACCGGCGCTCATCACTGAGTACAGCTCCACGACCGTGCTGCCGCCGCGCTGCGTGGCCACGGTGGACGAACTCGGCAACCTGTTGATTGAGGTGAATCAATGA
- a CDS encoding ethanolamine ammonia-lyase subunit EutB — MTFLHSSGGETFRFEDLRTLLAKASPLRSGDELAGVAATSAIERMAARMALADVPLKEFLREAVIPYESDDVTRLIVDTHDAVAFAPISHLTVGGLRDWLLSDSFDEDGVTPAALAEGLTPEMVAAVSKLMRNQDLILVARKCRVVTRFRTTVGLPGRLSVRLQPNHPTDDVQGIVASTIDGLLYGCGDAVIGINPAGDSLHNAVRLLQVLDEFRLRYEVPVQNCVLAHITHALRAMEQGAPVDLVFQSIAGTQGTNESFGVSLALLEEAHQAALALGRGTVGTNCMYFETGQGSALSAGANHGVDQQTCEVRAYAVARRFSPMLVNTVVGFIGPEYLYDAKQIIRAGLEDHFCGKLMGLPMGCDICYTNHAEADQDDMDSLLTLLGVAGVNFIMGVPGADDIMLNYQSTSFHDSLYVREVLGLRRAPEFEAWLAGMGIVDERGRLAASRAVAERLLPVGLR, encoded by the coding sequence ATGACGTTTCTGCACAGCAGCGGTGGTGAGACCTTCCGGTTCGAAGACCTGCGGACACTGCTTGCCAAGGCCAGCCCGCTGCGCTCGGGAGACGAACTGGCCGGAGTCGCTGCCACCTCCGCCATCGAGCGTATGGCCGCGCGAATGGCTCTGGCGGACGTGCCGCTGAAGGAGTTTCTGCGCGAAGCGGTCATCCCCTACGAGAGCGACGATGTGACCCGGCTGATCGTGGACACGCATGACGCGGTAGCCTTCGCACCGATCAGCCACCTGACCGTGGGCGGTCTGCGGGACTGGCTGTTGAGCGATTCGTTCGACGAGGACGGCGTCACCCCAGCCGCGCTGGCCGAGGGTTTGACGCCGGAGATGGTGGCCGCGGTCTCGAAGCTGATGCGGAATCAGGACCTGATCCTGGTGGCCCGCAAGTGCCGCGTGGTGACGCGGTTTCGGACCACGGTGGGGCTTCCGGGCAGGCTCTCGGTGCGGCTCCAGCCCAACCACCCCACCGACGACGTGCAGGGCATCGTGGCCTCGACCATCGACGGGTTGCTCTATGGATGTGGGGATGCGGTCATCGGGATCAACCCGGCGGGCGACTCGCTCCACAACGCGGTTCGCCTGCTTCAGGTGCTGGACGAGTTCCGCCTACGTTATGAGGTGCCCGTGCAGAACTGCGTGCTGGCCCACATCACCCACGCCCTGCGGGCGATGGAGCAGGGCGCGCCGGTCGATCTGGTCTTTCAGTCGATTGCGGGAACGCAGGGGACGAACGAGAGCTTCGGGGTCTCGCTGGCGCTGCTCGAAGAGGCGCACCAGGCGGCGCTGGCGCTGGGGCGCGGCACCGTGGGGACCAACTGCATGTACTTCGAGACCGGGCAGGGCAGCGCCCTTTCGGCTGGTGCGAATCATGGGGTAGATCAGCAGACGTGCGAGGTGCGGGCCTACGCGGTGGCGCGGCGGTTCTCGCCGATGCTGGTCAACACGGTGGTCGGGTTCATCGGGCCGGAGTACCTCTACGACGCCAAGCAGATCATCCGCGCAGGGCTTGAGGACCACTTCTGCGGCAAGCTGATGGGGCTGCCGATGGGCTGCGACATCTGCTACACCAACCACGCCGAGGCCGATCAGGACGACATGGACAGCTTGCTGACGCTGCTGGGCGTGGCCGGGGTGAACTTCATCATGGGCGTGCCGGGGGCGGACGACATCATGCTGAACTACCAGAGCACCTCGTTCCACGACTCGCTGTACGTGCGTGAGGTGCTGGGGCTGCGGCGAGCGCCGGAGTTCGAAGCGTGGCTTGCCGGAATGGGGATTGTGGATGAGCGCGGCAGGCTGGCGGCCTCGCGGGCGGTGGCGGAGAGGCTGTTGCCGGTGGGGTTGCGATGA
- a CDS encoding lytic transglycosylase domain-containing protein, producing MSGFGRGQIGLALAFVLATPLARAAEHVTLKNGQEFDHVVRREADGDRARLYLTADNYVEVAAGSVDKVEVLEERVEPPVPEVKTAPTTAAQIQALVAKSGAEHRIDTDLLASVIKAESGGRALAVSRTGARGLMQLMPGTAATLGVKDAFLPDQNIAGGTAYLDQLLTRYKDDLQRALAAYNAGPGAVDKYHGVPPFPETREYVRRVILEYNRRKLALQDLALKTKLVAAQ from the coding sequence ATGAGCGGCTTCGGGCGAGGGCAGATCGGATTGGCGCTGGCGTTTGTGTTGGCGACGCCGCTGGCTCGTGCCGCCGAGCATGTGACGCTGAAGAACGGGCAGGAGTTCGACCACGTGGTGCGGCGCGAGGCCGACGGAGATCGGGCACGGCTCTACTTGACCGCCGATAACTACGTCGAGGTGGCGGCGGGGTCCGTGGATAAGGTCGAGGTCTTGGAGGAGAGGGTCGAGCCTCCGGTTCCAGAGGTAAAAACGGCACCCACCACTGCGGCCCAGATACAGGCGTTAGTGGCCAAGTCCGGGGCCGAGCATCGCATCGACACGGACCTGCTGGCGAGCGTTATCAAGGCCGAGAGCGGCGGGCGGGCGCTGGCGGTATCGCGCACCGGTGCTCGTGGGCTGATGCAGTTGATGCCCGGAACGGCGGCGACTCTGGGAGTGAAGGACGCGTTTTTGCCGGACCAGAATATTGCCGGGGGAACGGCTTATCTGGACCAGTTGCTGACGCGGTATAAGGATGATTTGCAGCGGGCGCTGGCCGCCTATAACGCCGGGCCGGGCGCGGTGGACAAGTACCACGGCGTGCCTCCCTTTCCTGAGACGCGGGAGTATGTGCGGCGGGTAATTCTCGAGTACAACCGGCGCAAGCTTGCTCTTCAGGACTTAGCCCTAAAAACCAAGCTGGTGGCGGCGCAGTGA
- a CDS encoding DUF1440 domain-containing protein translates to MKAADAIVNTVTGGRHLSLEEKQKDGPIVHYAFGALMGGLYGGLAEYSPLVRSGFGTSFGGVLFTGADLIAVPAFKLSGAPTEFPASAYATPFAAHIVYGATTELVRRIVRAVL, encoded by the coding sequence ATGAAGGCCGCCGACGCCATCGTCAACACCGTCACCGGCGGACGCCACCTCTCGCTCGAAGAGAAACAGAAAGACGGCCCCATCGTCCACTACGCCTTCGGAGCCCTGATGGGTGGCCTCTACGGCGGCCTCGCCGAGTACAGCCCGCTCGTCCGCTCGGGCTTCGGAACCAGCTTCGGCGGCGTCCTCTTCACCGGGGCTGACCTCATCGCCGTCCCCGCCTTCAAGCTCTCGGGCGCTCCCACGGAGTTTCCCGCATCCGCCTACGCCACGCCCTTTGCCGCCCACATCGTCTACGGAGCCACCACCGAGCTGGTCCGCCGCATCGTTCGGGCTGTTCTATAA
- a CDS encoding DUF167 domain-containing protein has protein sequence MKSRLRQEGQLTLQVKVIPRAQTSHVAELMANGALKIKVNAIPEDGKANEEVRTVLADFLDVPKRNVEIVRGHTSQQKLVRVQS, from the coding sequence TTGAAATCCCGGCTCCGGCAGGAGGGCCAGCTCACTCTCCAGGTCAAGGTCATCCCCCGCGCCCAGACCAGCCACGTCGCCGAGCTGATGGCCAACGGCGCGCTCAAGATCAAGGTCAACGCCATCCCCGAGGACGGCAAGGCCAACGAAGAGGTCCGCACGGTGCTGGCCGATTTTCTGGACGTTCCCAAGCGCAACGTGGAGATCGTCCGCGGCCACACCAGCCAGCAGAAATTGGTTCGGGTTCAAAGCTAA
- a CDS encoding hydantoinase B/oxoprolinase family protein: protein MSAIDPIELAVFKSATHSIAEEMGATLRRTSFSPNIKERRDYSCAVFDASGEVIAMGDHMPVHLGSMPMSVRAAIDALTLGPGDIALLNDPYAGGTHLPDLTMVLPVFTKGESAPVFYVASRAHHADVGGMYPGSMGLCREVYQEGLRIPPVKLVRAGEIDPGILGIILHNVRTPREREGDLLSQIGACRVGELRLRELLEKYGAAQARLFSTALLNYAERLMRAEIAKVPQGRFEAEDFLDNDGFGSEPVRIAVAITVAGEGVTIDFAGSHAQIASSLNAVYAITYSAVFYVLRCLLPDDAPAAAGLMRPVTMLAPLGSIVNAQLPAPVAGGNVETSQRIVDVLLRALAAALPTRIPAASSGTMNNLTIGGVDPRTGRAFAYYETTAGGQGARPGADGLSGTHAHMTNSLNTPVEALEYAYPFRVRTYGYRVGSGGAGQFRGGDGIIREIELTTPARVTLLADRRVFQPYGLAGGESGAAGRSLHRSGEELLELPGKTSLEIKAGDSIRIESPGGGGWGAA from the coding sequence ATGAGCGCAATCGACCCCATCGAGCTGGCCGTCTTCAAGAGCGCCACCCACTCCATCGCCGAAGAGATGGGCGCGACCCTGCGGCGGACCTCTTTTTCGCCCAATATCAAGGAGCGCCGCGACTACTCCTGCGCGGTCTTCGACGCCTCGGGCGAGGTGATCGCGATGGGCGACCACATGCCCGTCCACCTCGGCTCGATGCCCATGTCGGTGCGGGCGGCCATCGACGCGCTCACGCTGGGGCCGGGCGACATCGCCCTGCTCAACGACCCCTACGCGGGCGGAACCCACTTGCCCGATTTGACTATGGTGTTGCCGGTCTTTACCAAGGGCGAGTCCGCGCCGGTCTTCTACGTGGCCTCGCGGGCGCACCACGCCGACGTCGGCGGCATGTACCCCGGCTCGATGGGGCTGTGCCGCGAGGTCTACCAGGAGGGCCTGCGGATTCCGCCGGTGAAGCTGGTGCGGGCGGGCGAGATCGACCCCGGCATCCTCGGCATCATCCTGCATAATGTGCGCACGCCGCGCGAGCGGGAGGGCGATTTGCTGAGCCAGATCGGGGCCTGCCGGGTGGGCGAGCTGCGGCTGCGGGAGCTGCTCGAAAAGTACGGTGCTGCACAAGCTCGGCTGTTTTCGACCGCGCTGCTGAACTACGCCGAGCGCCTGATGAGAGCGGAGATCGCCAAGGTGCCGCAGGGCCGCTTCGAGGCCGAGGACTTCCTCGACAACGACGGCTTCGGCAGCGAGCCGGTCCGCATTGCGGTGGCCATCACGGTTGCGGGCGAGGGCGTGACCATCGACTTCGCGGGCTCGCACGCGCAGATCGCCAGCAGCCTGAACGCGGTCTACGCGATTACCTACTCGGCGGTCTTCTACGTGTTGCGCTGCCTGCTGCCGGACGACGCTCCGGCCGCGGCTGGCCTCATGCGGCCGGTGACGATGCTGGCCCCGCTTGGCTCCATCGTCAACGCGCAGCTTCCGGCTCCGGTGGCTGGGGGCAACGTGGAGACCTCGCAGCGGATCGTGGACGTGCTGCTGCGGGCGCTGGCTGCGGCGCTGCCGACGAGGATTCCGGCGGCCAGCTCGGGCACGATGAACAACCTGACCATCGGCGGCGTGGACCCGAGAACCGGGCGCGCGTTTGCCTACTACGAGACGACCGCCGGAGGCCAGGGCGCGCGGCCCGGCGCGGACGGCCTCTCCGGCACCCACGCCCACATGACCAACTCGCTCAACACGCCGGTGGAAGCGCTCGAGTACGCCTACCCCTTCCGCGTCCGGACGTACGGCTATCGTGTTGGCTCGGGCGGCGCGGGCCAGTTCCGTGGAGGCGACGGGATCATACGCGAGATCGAGCTGACCACCCCGGCGCGGGTAACTCTGCTGGCCGATCGCCGCGTCTTCCAACCCTACGGGCTGGCAGGCGGCGAGTCTGGTGCGGCAGGCAGATCGTTGCACCGCTCAGGCGAAGAGTTGCTCGAGCTTCCGGGAAAGACAAGCCTCGAAATCAAGGCTGGCGATTCAATCCGAATCGAGTCCCCGGGCGGCGGCGGCTGGGGAGCTGCATGA
- a CDS encoding HAD family hydrolase, translated as MALVKMIAVDLDGTLLARDGRPGERNAAALRAAEAAGIAVVVATGRRHCYAMRPLREIGLGPETVLVSSNGTVTRTMGQPTRLLDRNLMSVERARQLCGHLDGFRNALVITFDKVLPDGEDERGSLVVEELADLHISIGRWMEANAAYIENMQPIEVCLDADAATIQMMLCGSIERMRAAADRMLELPWVAGVGDDRADAAVALHKAEYPERDLCLLDILPGGCSKGVALARLAASMGIDNKEIMAFGDNWNDLSMLEIAGSPVLMGNAPEDLQAMARERGWQMAGMHHEDGVAVVVEELLAMSALAR; from the coding sequence ATGGCTTTGGTAAAGATGATTGCTGTCGATTTAGATGGAACGCTGCTGGCCCGCGACGGTCGGCCCGGCGAACGCAATGCCGCTGCACTGCGGGCGGCAGAGGCGGCGGGGATCGCCGTCGTCGTGGCGACCGGGCGGCGACACTGCTATGCCATGCGGCCGTTGCGGGAGATCGGCCTCGGCCCCGAGACCGTGCTCGTCAGCTCGAACGGAACCGTGACCCGCACCATGGGCCAGCCCACCCGGCTGCTCGACCGTAACTTGATGTCCGTCGAGCGGGCGCGGCAGCTCTGCGGGCACCTCGACGGCTTCCGCAACGCGCTGGTCATTACGTTCGACAAGGTGCTGCCCGATGGTGAGGACGAGCGCGGCTCGCTGGTCGTGGAAGAGCTGGCCGACCTGCACATCAGCATCGGCCGCTGGATGGAGGCGAACGCGGCTTACATCGAGAACATGCAGCCGATCGAAGTGTGCCTTGACGCGGATGCCGCGACGATCCAGATGATGCTCTGCGGCTCGATTGAGCGGATGAGGGCGGCGGCGGACAGGATGCTGGAGCTGCCCTGGGTCGCGGGCGTGGGCGACGACCGGGCCGATGCGGCGGTGGCTCTGCACAAGGCCGAGTACCCCGAGCGCGATCTCTGCCTGCTGGATATCCTGCCCGGCGGCTGCTCGAAGGGCGTGGCTCTGGCGCGGCTGGCTGCCTCGATGGGGATTGATAACAAAGAGATTATGGCCTTTGGCGATAACTGGAACGACCTGTCGATGCTGGAGATTGCGGGCTCGCCGGTACTGATGGGCAACGCCCCGGAGGACTTGCAGGCGATGGCCCGGGAGCGCGGCTGGCAGATGGCCGGGATGCACCATGAGGATGGCGTCGCGGTGGTGGTCGAGGAACTGCTGGCGATGTCGGCGCTCGCACGGTAG
- a CDS encoding S53 family peptidase has protein sequence MFFLPSSYIPKPPPHPISHMEVPMPASARFASQPRVTLPGSERSPFVPAAGTGEPTPHPTASKVTVSVLVRPKQPLDPRTLGQLGTRLTRAAYAKQHGPDPASLQLVRDFAAEYGLTTETTPVPHTLHLTGTCAAIQKAFGVQLKQHTIAGRQCRLREGAITLPNELDGHVLAVLGLDTRPQARPHFRVARAEAVNTSYTPVQVGQLYGFPAGATAPGQTIGILELGGGYRTADLTAYFKTLGLPAPSVTAVAVDGGKNTPGDANGADGEVMLDIEVCAAIAPGAKIVVYFAPNTDQGFIDAISTAVHDTTHKPGILSISWGGPESSWTKQSTTALDASCQAAAAVGVTITVAAGDSGSSDGGTGNNVDFPASSPHVLACGGTKLEGSGTTITSEVVWNETAADEGATGGGVSTVFPLPTWQQNANVPSNGRGVPDVAGDADPSTGYTIRVDGESAVIGGTSAVAPLWAGLIALANQQNGTDAGFLNPTLYTAPSALRDITSGNNGAYTAGPGWDACTGLGSPIGTAVIEALAGISSKPVKKPVGKTPKPVKKRA, from the coding sequence ATGTTTTTTCTCCCCTCCAGCTACATCCCCAAACCTCCTCCGCATCCAATCAGCCACATGGAGGTTCCCATGCCTGCTTCAGCCCGCTTCGCATCTCAACCCCGAGTCACTCTTCCCGGCAGCGAACGATCCCCATTCGTCCCCGCAGCAGGAACTGGTGAGCCAACCCCGCACCCCACGGCCTCCAAGGTTACGGTCTCGGTCCTCGTGCGGCCCAAGCAGCCACTCGACCCCCGCACCCTGGGCCAGCTCGGCACCCGCCTGACCCGTGCCGCCTATGCCAAGCAGCATGGCCCTGACCCCGCATCGCTCCAACTGGTCCGCGACTTCGCCGCCGAGTACGGTCTCACCACCGAGACCACCCCCGTCCCCCACACCCTCCACCTCACCGGCACCTGCGCCGCCATCCAGAAGGCCTTCGGCGTCCAGCTAAAGCAGCACACCATCGCGGGCCGTCAGTGCCGCCTCCGCGAAGGAGCGATTACCCTTCCGAATGAGCTGGATGGCCACGTCCTGGCCGTCCTCGGCCTCGACACCCGCCCACAGGCCAGGCCCCACTTTCGCGTAGCCCGCGCCGAGGCCGTCAACACTTCCTACACCCCCGTCCAGGTCGGCCAGCTCTACGGCTTTCCCGCCGGAGCCACCGCCCCCGGACAGACCATCGGCATCCTCGAGCTGGGCGGTGGCTACCGCACCGCCGACCTCACCGCCTACTTCAAAACCCTCGGCCTGCCCGCGCCCAGCGTCACCGCCGTAGCGGTCGACGGCGGCAAGAACACCCCCGGCGACGCCAACGGGGCTGACGGCGAGGTCATGCTCGACATCGAGGTCTGCGCGGCCATCGCTCCCGGCGCGAAGATCGTCGTCTACTTCGCCCCCAACACCGATCAGGGCTTCATTGACGCTATCTCCACCGCCGTCCACGACACCACCCACAAGCCCGGCATCCTCTCCATCAGTTGGGGCGGCCCGGAGTCCTCGTGGACCAAGCAGTCCACCACCGCGCTCGACGCCTCCTGCCAGGCCGCCGCCGCCGTCGGCGTCACCATCACGGTGGCCGCGGGCGATAGCGGCTCCTCGGACGGCGGCACGGGCAATAACGTCGATTTCCCCGCGTCCAGCCCGCACGTCCTCGCCTGCGGCGGCACCAAGCTCGAAGGCAGTGGCACGACCATCACTTCGGAGGTCGTCTGGAACGAGACCGCCGCCGATGAGGGCGCGACCGGAGGCGGTGTCAGCACGGTCTTCCCGCTGCCCACATGGCAGCAAAACGCCAACGTCCCCAGCAATGGCCGTGGCGTTCCCGACGTCGCAGGAGACGCCGACCCCTCCACCGGCTACACCATCCGCGTCGACGGCGAGAGCGCGGTCATCGGCGGCACCAGCGCCGTCGCGCCGCTCTGGGCGGGCCTCATCGCGCTCGCCAACCAGCAGAACGGCACCGACGCGGGCTTCCTCAACCCCACCCTCTACACGGCCCCGTCCGCCCTCCGCGACATCACCTCCGGCAATAACGGAGCCTACACCGCCGGTCCCGGCTGGGATGCCTGCACCGGCCTGGGCAGCCCCATCGGCACAGCCGTCATCGAAGCTCTCGCTGGCATTAGTAGCAAGCCGGTCAAGAAACCCGTCGGCAAGACGCCCAAGCCGGTGAAAAAGCGCGCCTAA
- a CDS encoding lysylphosphatidylglycerol synthase transmembrane domain-containing protein → MSVRKALPWVLLAALAGFVAWKLHTSHFDWAGFGRSLRTADWRMLLAALLVIYVNYVLRAVRWAVFLRRTPSTARWWQLVGSQFVGFTGLSLFGRIGELIRPLLVARRTGLSFASQIAVVAVERVFDLGAFGLLFGLNLAVSPGLDSLPFHERFHQVGYVIAGLTLIVAAFVVSVRVAGGVMARLMSGFVGIVSKNAGASVAEKVHAFREGLDVIAGWGDFASVAGISIVLWATIAVSYVLVMKAFPAPVSHLTVAHTLLLMGFSVVGSLVQLPGVGGGAQAMTIAALTLLFGIPQELAVSSGLMLWLITTMGVIPVGLVYAKVEGISLEALARRSEEAEEAVIG, encoded by the coding sequence GTGAGTGTGCGGAAGGCGCTGCCGTGGGTTCTGCTGGCCGCGCTGGCGGGCTTCGTCGCGTGGAAGCTGCACACGTCGCACTTCGACTGGGCGGGCTTCGGGCGCAGCCTGAGGACGGCTGACTGGCGGATGCTGCTGGCGGCGCTGCTCGTCATCTACGTGAACTACGTACTGCGGGCGGTGCGCTGGGCGGTGTTTCTGCGGCGGACGCCTTCGACGGCGCGCTGGTGGCAACTGGTCGGCTCGCAGTTTGTCGGATTTACCGGGCTTTCTCTCTTTGGGCGCATTGGCGAGCTAATCCGACCTCTGCTGGTGGCGCGGCGGACAGGGCTGAGCTTTGCCTCGCAGATCGCCGTGGTGGCGGTGGAGCGGGTCTTCGATCTGGGGGCGTTCGGGCTGCTCTTCGGGCTGAATCTGGCGGTCTCGCCGGGGCTGGATTCGCTGCCGTTCCATGAACGGTTTCATCAGGTGGGCTATGTGATCGCGGGGCTGACGCTGATTGTCGCAGCGTTCGTGGTCAGCGTGCGGGTGGCGGGCGGCGTCATGGCGCGGCTGATGAGTGGGTTCGTCGGAATCGTCTCGAAGAACGCCGGGGCATCAGTTGCGGAGAAGGTTCACGCGTTTCGAGAAGGACTGGATGTGATCGCGGGATGGGGGGATTTTGCCTCGGTGGCGGGGATCAGCATTGTGCTTTGGGCAACGATTGCGGTCTCGTATGTGCTGGTGATGAAGGCGTTTCCGGCTCCGGTCTCGCACCTGACCGTTGCGCATACGCTGCTGCTGATGGGGTTCAGCGTGGTGGGATCGCTGGTGCAACTGCCGGGCGTGGGCGGCGGGGCGCAGGCGATGACGATTGCGGCGCTGACGCTGCTGTTTGGGATTCCGCAGGAGCTGGCGGTCAGCTCGGGGCTGATGCTTTGGTTGATTACGACGATGGGCGTGATTCCGGTGGGGCTGGTGTATGCGAAGGTGGAGGGGATCTCGCTGGAGGCGCTGGCGCGGCGCAGTGAAGAGGCCGAAGAAGCCGTGATCGGCTAG
- the nrdR gene encoding transcriptional regulator NrdR has protein sequence MKCPYCGFGQDRVVDSRESKEADSIRRRRECERCNKRFTTYERIDEIPYMVVKKDARREKFDRQKVLGGLMQACQKRNVSASQLEEIVDETEAFVVDSPERERTTTEIGELIMNRLKGIDTVAYIRFASVYRDFKDVREFKAELEELLNVRENKHKKGSA, from the coding sequence ATGAAGTGTCCTTATTGCGGTTTCGGGCAGGATCGGGTCGTGGACTCGCGCGAAAGTAAAGAGGCGGACTCCATCCGCCGACGGCGCGAGTGCGAACGATGCAATAAACGGTTTACCACCTACGAGCGGATCGACGAGATCCCCTACATGGTCGTGAAAAAAGACGCGCGCAGAGAGAAGTTCGACCGGCAGAAGGTGCTGGGCGGACTGATGCAGGCGTGCCAGAAACGCAACGTCTCCGCCAGCCAGCTCGAAGAGATCGTCGATGAGACCGAGGCCTTCGTCGTCGATTCGCCCGAGCGCGAGCGCACGACGACCGAGATCGGCGAGTTGATTATGAACCGGCTGAAGGGCATCGACACGGTGGCCTACATCCGGTTTGCCAGCGTGTACCGCGACTTCAAGGACGTGCGGGAGTTCAAGGCAGAGCTGGAAGAGTTGTTGAACGTCAGGGAAAACAAGCATAAGAAAGGAAGTGCATGA